The proteins below come from a single Myxococcota bacterium genomic window:
- a CDS encoding response regulator, producing the protein MRPRPLRLHDPREFPILYVDDEIENLRIFELTFRREFSVLTAQSAEDGLRALNENPVAVVLSDHKMPGMTGVDFLARVREIDEQAIRILVTAYGDAEILGSAINDGRIYRYVAKPWNPDDMRITLRRAIERYALDRERETLLSELTLLNRLSRSLHRELRPERVVERLIGAAHRELGFDGAAVLLFGADRSRLHWIGVAPHDDVAERVRRIELSRGTAPRFFEALEDGAAQTLSVDHWEELEGPVREWVAEVSADDLVVVPLPGEHEVIGALAIDNRSGGRRFGADDRTLLDGLSTQAVIALENARTVAALRGSRALAERVDRLGTVGALALGLVREMGDAVAELRAAVPQAAGLADRLGGMVGAIAELGAQADESSICEVAPGAIAEEVATLLAGEARRAGIALHVEADAQCPKLLAAPGQIRQVLLNLVMHVLRRAPTGGDVAIRSGTDAGEARVARLEVVGARAAVDPDDVERLLDPFATSDATSLEEGLGLRVAHELVRELGGTLEVSTDDASDTATLRVRLARDRSAGSLRTTG; encoded by the coding sequence ATGCGACCTAGGCCGCTGCGCCTCCACGACCCGCGCGAGTTCCCCATCCTCTACGTCGACGACGAGATCGAGAACCTCCGCATCTTCGAGCTGACCTTCCGCCGCGAGTTCAGCGTGCTGACGGCGCAGAGCGCGGAGGACGGGCTGCGCGCCCTCAACGAGAACCCCGTCGCGGTCGTGCTCTCGGACCACAAGATGCCCGGCATGACGGGCGTCGACTTCCTCGCGCGCGTTCGCGAGATCGACGAGCAGGCGATCCGCATCCTCGTCACGGCCTACGGCGACGCCGAGATCCTCGGCTCCGCGATCAACGACGGACGCATCTACCGCTACGTCGCGAAGCCGTGGAACCCCGACGACATGCGGATCACGCTGCGCCGCGCGATCGAGCGCTACGCGCTCGACCGCGAGCGCGAGACGCTGCTCTCGGAGCTGACGCTGCTGAACCGTCTGTCGCGGAGCCTGCACCGCGAGCTGCGGCCCGAACGCGTGGTCGAGCGACTGATCGGCGCCGCGCACCGCGAGCTCGGGTTCGATGGCGCAGCCGTGCTCCTGTTCGGGGCCGACCGCTCGCGCCTGCACTGGATCGGCGTCGCCCCGCACGACGACGTGGCGGAGCGCGTGCGCCGCATCGAGCTGTCGCGCGGGACGGCGCCGCGCTTCTTCGAGGCGCTCGAGGACGGTGCGGCGCAGACGCTCTCGGTCGACCACTGGGAGGAGCTCGAAGGGCCCGTGCGCGAGTGGGTCGCGGAGGTCTCGGCCGACGATCTCGTCGTCGTCCCCCTGCCCGGCGAGCACGAGGTGATCGGCGCGCTCGCGATCGACAACCGCAGCGGCGGACGGCGCTTCGGCGCCGACGACCGCACGCTGCTCGACGGACTCTCGACGCAGGCGGTGATCGCGCTCGAGAACGCGCGCACCGTGGCCGCGCTGCGCGGCTCGCGCGCGCTCGCCGAACGCGTCGACCGCCTCGGCACCGTGGGCGCGCTCGCGCTCGGGCTCGTTCGCGAGATGGGCGATGCCGTCGCCGAGCTTCGCGCGGCGGTGCCGCAGGCCGCCGGTCTCGCGGACCGCCTCGGCGGGATGGTCGGCGCGATCGCGGAGCTCGGCGCGCAGGCCGACGAATCGTCGATCTGCGAGGTGGCACCCGGCGCGATCGCCGAGGAGGTCGCGACGCTGCTCGCGGGGGAAGCCCGGCGGGCCGGCATCGCGCTCCACGTCGAGGCGGATGCGCAGTGTCCGAAGCTCCTCGCGGCGCCCGGCCAGATCCGTCAGGTGCTCCTGAACCTCGTCATGCACGTGCTGCGTCGCGCGCCGACGGGGGGCGACGTGGCGATCCGGAGCGGGACCGACGCGGGCGAGGCGCGCGTCGCGCGCCTCGAGGTCGTCGGCGCGCGCGCCGCCGTCGATCCCGACGACGTCGAGCGCCTGCTCGATCCGTTCGCGACGAGCGATGCCACCTCGCTCGAGGAAGGTCTCGGGCTGCGCGTCGCGCACGAGCTCGTGCGCGAGCTCGGCGGAACGCTCGAGGTGAGCACCGACGACGCGTCCGACACCGCGACGCTCCGCGTGCGCCTCGCGCGCGATCGCAGCGCCGGTTCGCTCCGCACCACCGGTTGA
- a CDS encoding AMP-binding protein has product MSSAVHNVGGWTSRWAATAPRRLAIVDGRLRLDWAAFDERVGRAAGWLAAAGVARGDRVALLLGNRAAYLELVLASARLGAIAVPTNTRLSAREIAFQVDDARPRVLVAERAFASLVADALAAAAHAPARVALLGDDPDDAFERERAAAPAIDALPVSPDAPMMILYTSGTTGAPKGALLAHRKTLFNALNAQLYFGIRSGAERVLVAVPLFHSLGLKILSLPALYAGCAVVLQRGFDADAVWRAVERERITYLGGVPTQYERLLGALDAGACPPGARPALRFLFTAGAAIAPDTVRAYERHGLVLKQGYGQTETSILCCLDEADALRKAGSVGRPVFHAELRVVDRATVDAAPAHWRDVGTGETGEIVVRGPIAMLGYWERPAETAATLREGWVRTGDLARIDDEGFVTLVGRAREMYISGGENVYPAEVEAALLAHPAVDEVAVVGVPDATWGESGCAFVVLAPGAELDLAALLAWCGDRLARYKQPRHLVVAAELPRTASGKVRKHELLAQLGAAAGTDGALASSALGS; this is encoded by the coding sequence GTGTCGAGCGCGGTGCACAACGTCGGCGGCTGGACGTCGCGGTGGGCGGCGACGGCGCCGCGCCGTCTCGCGATCGTCGACGGCCGCCTGCGCCTCGACTGGGCCGCGTTCGACGAGCGCGTCGGCCGCGCGGCGGGCTGGCTCGCGGCGGCCGGCGTCGCGCGCGGGGACCGGGTCGCGCTCCTGCTCGGGAACCGCGCCGCGTACCTCGAGCTCGTCCTCGCGAGCGCGCGCCTCGGCGCGATCGCGGTCCCGACCAACACCCGGCTCTCCGCGCGCGAGATCGCGTTCCAGGTCGACGACGCGCGCCCGCGCGTGCTCGTCGCGGAGCGCGCGTTCGCATCGCTCGTCGCCGACGCGCTCGCGGCGGCCGCGCACGCCCCCGCGCGCGTCGCGCTGCTCGGCGACGATCCCGACGACGCCTTCGAGCGCGAGCGCGCCGCAGCGCCCGCGATCGACGCCCTCCCCGTCTCGCCCGACGCGCCGATGATGATCCTCTACACCTCGGGGACGACCGGCGCGCCGAAGGGCGCGCTGCTCGCGCACCGCAAGACGCTCTTCAACGCGCTCAACGCGCAGCTCTACTTCGGCATCCGCAGCGGCGCGGAGCGCGTGCTCGTGGCGGTCCCGCTGTTCCACTCGCTCGGGCTCAAGATCCTCTCGCTCCCCGCTCTCTACGCGGGCTGCGCCGTCGTGCTGCAGCGCGGCTTCGACGCCGACGCGGTGTGGCGCGCCGTCGAGCGCGAGCGCATCACGTACCTGGGTGGCGTGCCGACGCAGTACGAGCGGCTGCTCGGCGCGCTCGACGCGGGCGCGTGTCCGCCCGGCGCGCGGCCGGCGCTGCGCTTCCTGTTCACCGCCGGCGCCGCGATCGCGCCGGACACGGTGCGCGCCTACGAGCGCCACGGCCTCGTCCTGAAGCAGGGGTACGGCCAGACCGAGACGTCGATCCTCTGCTGTCTCGACGAGGCCGACGCGCTGCGGAAGGCGGGCAGCGTGGGCCGCCCGGTCTTCCATGCGGAGCTGCGGGTGGTCGACCGCGCCACCGTCGACGCAGCGCCCGCCCACTGGCGCGACGTCGGCACGGGCGAGACCGGCGAGATCGTCGTGCGCGGGCCGATCGCGATGCTCGGCTACTGGGAGCGACCCGCCGAGACGGCCGCGACGCTCCGCGAGGGCTGGGTGCGCACCGGCGACCTCGCCCGCATCGACGACGAGGGCTTCGTCACGCTCGTCGGGCGCGCACGAGAGATGTACATCTCGGGCGGCGAGAACGTGTACCCGGCCGAGGTCGAGGCTGCGCTGCTCGCGCACCCGGCCGTCGACGAGGTCGCGGTCGTGGGGGTTCCCGACGCGACGTGGGGCGAGAGCGGCTGCGCCTTCGTCGTGCTCGCACCCGGGGCCGAGCTCGACCTCGCCGCGCTCCTCGCGTGGTGCGGCGATCGCCTCGCGCGCTACAAGCAGCCCCGGCACCTCGTGGTCGCGGCGGAGCTCCCGCGCACCGCGAGTGGCAAGGTGCGCAAGCACGAGCTGCTCGCGCAGCTCGGCGCGGCCGCCGGGACGGACGGCGCGCTCGCGTCGTCCGCGCTCGGGAGTTGA
- a CDS encoding MaoC family dehydratase, translated as MNLIGQPATVGRHCGASRYDVTPEVVAFYEDALDDHHPLYERFAPPLLHHSECFRYLGEWYLKNLFGNLHAQQDWECFAPIEVGRAIRTRSTIVDRYAKRGRDYVVNETDYVDAEEGRLLVRSRTHQSFLPPQDAAPDAASGAADAGAGFVVDEDTARRKQREARPPFPTATGEDLPPIAHTIDQRRCWMFSGPGANYHNDEAQARKLGFPRIVVQGMMSTCFVSQLMLARFGEGWLRGGRMSVKLTNVVWCDETVVVRGKVRESVREGTRVRVHCDVWVDKPDGARALIGSASALEA; from the coding sequence GTGAACCTGATCGGCCAGCCCGCCACCGTCGGCCGCCACTGCGGCGCGAGCCGCTACGACGTGACGCCCGAGGTCGTCGCCTTCTACGAGGATGCGCTCGACGACCACCATCCGCTCTACGAGCGCTTCGCGCCGCCGCTCCTCCACCACTCGGAGTGCTTCCGCTACCTCGGCGAGTGGTACCTGAAGAACCTGTTCGGAAACCTCCACGCGCAGCAGGACTGGGAGTGCTTCGCGCCGATCGAGGTCGGGCGCGCGATCCGCACCCGCTCGACGATCGTGGACCGCTACGCGAAGCGCGGCCGCGACTACGTCGTGAACGAGACCGACTACGTCGATGCCGAGGAAGGACGGCTGCTCGTGCGCAGCCGCACGCACCAGTCCTTCCTCCCGCCGCAGGATGCGGCGCCGGACGCGGCGAGCGGTGCCGCCGACGCGGGCGCGGGCTTCGTCGTCGACGAGGACACGGCGCGCCGGAAGCAGCGCGAGGCGCGCCCGCCGTTCCCGACCGCGACGGGCGAGGACCTCCCGCCGATCGCGCACACGATCGACCAGCGCCGCTGCTGGATGTTCTCCGGCCCCGGCGCGAACTACCACAACGACGAGGCCCAGGCGCGCAAGCTCGGCTTCCCGCGGATCGTCGTGCAGGGGATGATGTCGACCTGCTTCGTGTCGCAGCTCATGCTGGCGCGCTTCGGCGAGGGCTGGCTCCGCGGCGGGCGCATGTCGGTGAAGCTCACCAACGTCGTGTGGTGCGACGAGACCGTCGTCGTGCGCGGCAAGGTGCGCGAATCGGTGCGCGAGGGGACGCGCGTGCGCGTGCACTGCGACGTCTGGGTCGACAAGCCGGACGGCGCGCGGGCGCTGATCGGCAGCGCGTCGGCCCTCGAGGCGTAG
- the tilS gene encoding tRNA lysidine(34) synthetase TilS: protein MAGRGAPRRLEREVERALRALGAAERGERLLVAVSGGVDSIVLLDVLCGLRERRGFEVAVGHVEHGLRGADSLADAAFVEAQARARGCAFGLERVDVRGARSGGPSRTRPTLQEAARALRYDALRRIAARLGAARVATAHTLDDQAETLLLRLLRGCAPDALGGIPERSPDGAVVRPLLGATREAVRGYACARELSWREDASNASPVYARNRVRHELLPRLAAEFNPRLLRALANLAEASRRDAEWIRSVVDGLAQQRFERATTGDDGEPCIRIDPKGWDEAALPDALARRLVARAFDELGAGRERTRAHVSRVLDFLRRAPDAQIGRCIELPCGLRLVRAAHACELRGAPAGARTPGRGGPPLGC, encoded by the coding sequence GTGGCCGGGCGCGGCGCGCCGCGGCGGCTCGAGCGCGAGGTCGAGCGCGCGCTGCGCGCGCTCGGCGCGGCGGAGCGCGGCGAGCGGCTGCTCGTCGCCGTGTCGGGCGGCGTCGACTCGATCGTGCTCCTCGACGTGCTGTGCGGCCTGCGCGAGCGGCGGGGCTTCGAGGTCGCGGTCGGTCACGTCGAGCACGGCCTCCGCGGCGCGGACTCGCTCGCGGACGCGGCGTTCGTCGAGGCGCAGGCGCGCGCGCGCGGCTGCGCGTTCGGGCTCGAGCGCGTCGACGTCCGGGGCGCGCGGAGCGGAGGCCCGAGCCGGACGCGGCCCACTCTCCAGGAGGCCGCCCGCGCGCTCCGCTACGACGCGCTCCGGCGCATCGCCGCGCGCCTCGGCGCCGCGCGCGTCGCGACGGCGCACACGCTCGACGACCAGGCGGAGACGCTGCTGCTGCGGCTCCTGCGCGGCTGCGCACCGGATGCGCTCGGCGGCATCCCCGAGCGCTCGCCCGACGGCGCGGTCGTCCGTCCGCTGCTCGGCGCGACCCGCGAGGCGGTCCGGGGCTACGCGTGCGCGCGTGAACTCTCGTGGCGGGAGGACGCGAGCAACGCGTCGCCCGTCTACGCGCGCAACCGCGTCCGGCACGAGCTGCTGCCCCGCCTCGCGGCCGAGTTCAACCCGCGACTGCTCAGGGCGCTCGCGAACCTTGCCGAAGCGTCCCGCCGGGACGCCGAGTGGATCCGCTCCGTCGTCGATGGGCTGGCGCAGCAGCGGTTCGAGCGAGCGACGACGGGAGACGACGGCGAGCCGTGCATCCGCATCGATCCGAAGGGCTGGGACGAGGCCGCGCTGCCCGACGCGCTCGCGCGGCGGCTCGTCGCGCGGGCGTTCGACGAGCTCGGCGCGGGCCGCGAGCGGACGCGGGCGCACGTGTCGCGGGTGCTCGACTTCCTGCGGCGCGCGCCGGACGCGCAGATCGGGCGTTGCATCGAGCTCCCCTGCGGACTGCGGCTCGTGCGGGCCGCGCACGCCTGCGAGCTGCGCGGCGCGCCAGCGGGCGCGCGGACGCCCGGAAGGGGTGGGCCGCCGCTCGGGTGCTAG
- a CDS encoding acyltransferase: MFGIHRYVLSLLVMVGHLAPLWSSWCGYYAVFAFYLLSGFLMTKVLRRRYGGSSAGVVRFLANRALRIHPPYWAVLALTLGLLALWPVDVPRLHPSIRVPGDARAWIQNVLVIGLEGEAVRLVPPAWSLDVELVFYLVLAAVATRGRAVAFAWLAGSAAYTAWLVATGAAFADRYAPYGAASLPFALGCALQWEESRLRLAPWHAVLAPVLFAGHAMLAVRLWGAYDGAAFYASLGLAAYSVAALAPRRATGAIARLDAALGDLSYPLFLGHQVASIAVAMTWLGGARPPDGRLLLFTLPAVHALAFAVHAGVERPVERLRGRVRTRAARADT, translated from the coding sequence GTGTTCGGGATCCATCGCTACGTCCTCTCCCTGCTCGTGATGGTCGGCCACCTCGCTCCGCTCTGGAGCAGCTGGTGCGGCTACTACGCGGTGTTCGCGTTCTACCTGCTGAGCGGATTCCTGATGACGAAGGTGCTGCGGCGTCGCTACGGCGGATCGAGCGCGGGCGTCGTGCGATTCCTCGCGAACCGCGCGCTCCGCATCCATCCGCCCTACTGGGCCGTGCTCGCGCTGACGCTCGGGCTGCTCGCGCTCTGGCCCGTGGACGTGCCGCGCCTGCACCCGTCGATCCGCGTGCCGGGCGACGCGCGCGCCTGGATCCAGAACGTCCTCGTGATCGGCCTCGAGGGCGAGGCCGTGCGGCTCGTGCCCCCGGCGTGGTCGCTCGACGTGGAGCTCGTCTTCTACCTCGTGCTCGCGGCCGTCGCGACGCGCGGGCGCGCCGTCGCGTTCGCGTGGCTGGCGGGAAGCGCGGCCTACACGGCGTGGCTCGTCGCGACGGGCGCCGCCTTCGCCGATCGCTATGCGCCGTACGGCGCTGCGTCCCTGCCGTTCGCGCTCGGTTGCGCGCTGCAGTGGGAGGAGTCGCGGCTGCGCCTCGCCCCCTGGCACGCGGTGCTCGCGCCCGTCCTGTTCGCCGGACACGCGATGCTCGCGGTGCGGCTCTGGGGCGCGTACGACGGCGCCGCGTTCTACGCGTCGCTCGGCCTCGCGGCCTACAGCGTTGCGGCCCTCGCCCCGCGCCGTGCGACGGGTGCGATCGCCCGCCTCGACGCGGCTCTCGGCGACCTCTCGTATCCGCTGTTCCTGGGGCACCAGGTCGCGTCGATCGCCGTCGCGATGACGTGGCTCGGCGGCGCGCGGCCGCCGGACGGCCGCCTCCTGCTGTTCACGCTCCCGGCCGTCCATGCGCTCGCGTTCGCCGTGCACGCCGGCGTGGAGCGGCCGGTCGAGCGCCTGCGAGGGCGGGTGCGGACGCGCGCCGCACGCGCCGACACCTAG